In one window of Clostridia bacterium DNA:
- a CDS encoding nucleotidyltransferase codes for MSEFKAIRWQQRFTNFEKSYKSLSKYIDKPIETELERAGIIQLFEISFELSWKLMKDYLEFQQLIVKSPREVIKQAYQIELIDDGHIWIDALTDRNLTVHTYNEQLAKKMVEDISTIYYPQLKKLYEKLAKEL; via the coding sequence ATGAGTGAATTTAAAGCTATAAGGTGGCAACAAAGATTTACCAACTTTGAGAAATCATATAAATCTTTAAGTAAATATATTGATAAACCTATTGAGACGGAGTTGGAACGTGCGGGTATTATACAATTATTTGAAATCTCATTTGAGCTTTCATGGAAACTTATGAAAGATTATCTGGAATTTCAACAATTAATTGTAAAAAGTCCCAGGGAAGTAATTAAACAGGCTTATCAAATAGAATTAATTGATGATGGGCATATTTGGATTGATGCTTTAACGGATAGAAACTTAACAGTTCATACTTATAATGAGCAGTTGGCAAAAAAAATGGTTGAAGATATTTCCACTATTTATTATCCACAACTTAAAAAATTATATGAAAAATTGGCTAAGGAGCTATAA
- a CDS encoding FAD-dependent oxidoreductase has translation MNLPQSYWLTFQPESNYPQLQNDLKIDVAIIGGGISGLLSAYWLQKAGVQTAIFEAQEIAKGTSAHTTAKITAQHGLKYAYLKKISGEIAAIYAAANQAAIKHYHTIIKENNFTCDFTSQTAYLFTQEEKYIEKIKQETKAAESLGFQTNYLTEIPLPINIKAGLAFSQQAQFHPRKFLLALAKKLTRKKVSIYEHTRITQMTLGNNYLLETSTGKKIIAEKVIMASHYPFYNYPGFTFSKLYLERSYITAVSSEEKFPGGMYINAETPTRSIRSQITPQGELILIAGEHHLTGQSKDTSKHYQALWNFARKHFPIKEKAYHWSAQDCMTLDTLPYVGQLTDQTPGLYLATGYGKWGMTNSMAAAIILKDLIVQGESDWLPAYNPSRKTISASAKTFISQNINKAGQFIEGKIKPIPSKIKIKPGEGKILNLDGERVGVFLDTDKTLYLVNTTCTHLGCELNWNTAECTWDCPCHGSRFSYQGEIIAGPAVKPLKKYTDTRTIQKLLEGDF, from the coding sequence ATGAATTTACCGCAATCTTACTGGTTAACCTTTCAACCAGAAAGCAATTATCCTCAACTCCAAAATGACCTAAAAATAGATGTGGCCATTATTGGCGGTGGAATTAGTGGCCTACTCAGTGCCTACTGGCTACAAAAGGCAGGTGTGCAAACAGCAATTTTCGAAGCTCAAGAAATCGCCAAAGGAACCAGCGCTCACACGACAGCCAAAATAACGGCCCAGCATGGTTTAAAATATGCATATTTGAAAAAAATAAGCGGCGAAATAGCAGCCATATATGCCGCGGCCAATCAGGCCGCTATAAAACATTATCATACTATAATTAAAGAAAACAACTTTACCTGTGATTTTACTTCTCAAACAGCTTATCTTTTTACCCAAGAAGAAAAATATATAGAGAAAATAAAGCAAGAAACAAAAGCCGCCGAATCCCTCGGTTTTCAAACAAACTATTTAACCGAAATTCCTCTACCGATTAATATTAAAGCTGGCCTTGCTTTTAGCCAACAAGCCCAATTTCATCCCCGTAAATTCCTATTGGCCCTAGCCAAAAAACTAACTAGAAAAAAAGTAAGCATTTACGAACATACCAGAATAACCCAAATGACTCTCGGCAATAATTATCTTTTAGAAACTAGCACTGGTAAAAAAATAATTGCCGAAAAAGTCATTATGGCTTCTCACTATCCTTTTTATAATTATCCAGGATTTACTTTCAGCAAATTATATCTTGAACGCTCCTATATTACCGCCGTAAGTAGTGAAGAAAAATTTCCGGGCGGCATGTACATTAATGCCGAAACACCGACCCGTTCCATACGCAGCCAAATTACACCACAGGGTGAACTAATCCTTATTGCCGGTGAACACCACCTAACAGGACAAAGTAAAGACACCAGCAAGCATTATCAGGCCCTTTGGAATTTTGCCCGGAAACATTTCCCGATAAAAGAAAAGGCTTACCATTGGTCTGCTCAGGACTGTATGACCTTAGATACTTTACCTTATGTGGGACAGCTCACTGATCAAACTCCCGGCCTTTATTTAGCTACCGGTTATGGCAAATGGGGAATGACTAATAGTATGGCAGCTGCCATAATTTTAAAAGATCTAATAGTCCAAGGTGAAAGCGATTGGCTGCCAGCCTATAATCCCAGCCGGAAAACAATCAGTGCTTCTGCCAAAACCTTTATCAGCCAAAATATTAATAAGGCCGGACAATTTATAGAAGGTAAAATCAAACCCATCCCCTCAAAAATAAAAATTAAACCCGGAGAGGGAAAGATACTTAACCTTGATGGTGAACGCGTAGGAGTTTTTCTTGATACAGACAAAACACTATATCTGGTAAATACAACCTGTACACATTTAGGTTGTGAATTAAACTGGAATACAGCGGAGTGTACCTGGGATTGTCCCTGTCATGGTTCCCGCTTTTCCTATCAGGGCGAAATAATTGCCGGGCCCGCGGTTAAACCTTTAAAAAAGTATACAGATACCCGGACAATCCAAAAACTTTTGGAAGGTGATTTTTAA
- a CDS encoding nucleotidyltransferase domain-containing protein, whose product MYGLLERDFKFILKAISGYSEIEEVIIFGSRAMGNYKKGSDIDLALKGEKVDQRVVRRLTDELEEEYPLPYFFDIVNYNDIEDQELKRQIDSVGKIIWKR is encoded by the coding sequence ATGTATGGACTATTAGAAAGGGACTTTAAATTTATATTAAAAGCTATTAGTGGGTATTCGGAAATCGAAGAAGTTATTATTTTTGGTAGTAGGGCTATGGGAAATTATAAAAAAGGTTCTGACATCGATTTAGCCCTTAAGGGAGAAAAGGTAGATCAAAGGGTGGTAAGAAGATTAACTGATGAATTGGAAGAAGAATATCCGTTACCATATTTTTTCGATATAGTAAATTATAATGACATTGAGGATCAAGAATTGAAACGTCAGATAGATAGTGTAGGAAAAATAATTTGGAAAAGGTAA